GAATCTCTGCAATAATACCCGCTAAGAGATTTTTCGTGTGACGGAAAACAGATGATTTCCGCGTAGCGGTTCGGCGCGTCGAAATCGACGGGGTGACCGGGCAATTATTTACGCGACAAACCCTGTCGGAATGTGAGACTGTGCGGCAACTCGGAATTTGAGGTTTGTCGTGCATGTTGATTGGTTACATGCGGGTATCGAGCAGTGATGAGCGGCAGTCGGTTGCCTTGCAGCGCGACGCCCTGCTTGCGGCCGGGGTCGATCAGCGTCACCTGCATCAGGATCGTGCTTCGGGCGCGCGCGACGATCGGCCGGGGCTGAAGGCTTGCCTTGCAGAATTGTGCGAAGGTGACGTCCTAGTCGTTTGGAAGCTCGACCGTCTGGGCCGGTCACTCTCCCACCTGATCCGGCTCGTCGAGGATCTGAAGATACGCGGGGTCGCCTTCCGCTCGTTGACGGAAGCGATCGATACGACGAATTCGCACGGCGCATTCCTGTTCAACCTGTTTGGCACGCTTGCCGAATACGAGAGAGTGCTGATCACGGAGCGGGTCAACGCTGGTCTGGCGGCGGCACGCCGGCGCGGTCGCAAGGGCGGCAGGCCACCGACGATCGACACCGAAAAGGTCGAGCAGATTCTGGCGGCGCTGGAAGCCGGCGCCAGCAAGGCGTCGGTGTGTCGGACATTCAAGGTGCCGCGCTCGACGCTCATCGACACATTGCGGCGAACAGGATGGACCGGACCGGGCAAAGAAGATGAGCCTGCTCCCCCAGTTTGAGAGCGGTGTGACCGATGGCCTTCCTCGACGCGCAGTCACGTACCGTTCTGTTCGACCCACCCGACGTTTATGAAGAGGCGCTTGCGCGCTATGCGCTGTCCGCTGAGGACATCGCTTTCGCCAGGGCGCATCGCCGATCGAATAATCGTCTGGGTTTTGCCATCCAACTCGCCCTGGTGCGTGACCTCGGTCGTCCGCTCCGCGCTGGGGAAGTTCCGCCTCAGGCGGTCATCTCCGTTGTCGCCGACCAGCTCGGCATCGACGCTGCGGTGTTCGCACTCTATGCCCAGCGGGAGGAAACCCGTCGAGAACATACGCGGGAGATTGTCGTCGCACTGGATCTCCAGCCCGTCCGGGCGAGCGATTATCGATCCCTGATCACCGCGGCGGCACGCGAGGCCGCCGCGACCGAACAAGGCGAGCCGATCACCAAGGCCGTGATCGAAGCCTTGAAGGAGAGGAAGCTGCTCGTTCCTGTGCCGGAACTGCTGATACGTCTGGCGATGGCGGGCCGGGCGGCAGCGCGACGACAGGCTTATCGCGGCTTGATCCGGGGCATGGAGCAACCGTCCATCGAGGCGCTTGATCAGCTTCTCATCGATCGGTCCGGCGATCGGAGCCATCTCGGCTGGATTGCGGAAGCGCCGGAGGGGACGAAACTGAAAAACCTCAAGGGCCTGATTGCCCGGCTTGAGGTTCTGCGTTCGGCGGCGATTTCCGATGAGCGGCGTAAAACGATCCATGCCAACCGCTATGGCATCATCGCTCGGGACGCCCGCATTCTGCATGCCCGTGAGATACGACGCC
The genomic region above belongs to Rhizobium leguminosarum and contains:
- a CDS encoding recombinase family protein — its product is MLIGYMRVSSSDERQSVALQRDALLAAGVDQRHLHQDRASGARDDRPGLKACLAELCEGDVLVVWKLDRLGRSLSHLIRLVEDLKIRGVAFRSLTEAIDTTNSHGAFLFNLFGTLAEYERVLITERVNAGLAAARRRGRKGGRPPTIDTEKVEQILAALEAGASKASVCRTFKVPRSTLIDTLRRTGWTGPGKEDEPAPPV